Within Halopelagius longus, the genomic segment TTGCCCCGCGTGGTCGGGGAACGTGTAGAGGCGGCCGGGAACGTCGTCGACGCCCATGCTGGAGGCGACGAAGAACCCCTCGCGCGCGCCGGGGACGGCCAACTCCGCGCTCCAGAAGCGCGTCTTCTCCGGGGCGCGCCACCACGAGAGTTGTCTCGGGTTCCGCGGGTCGGAGACGTCGTGTCGCTTCACGCCGCCTTGGTACCACGAGGAGTACAGTCGCCCGTCCCGAATCTGGAAGTTGTGCGCGGTGGTCCAGACGCCGCCGTACGTCGGGTCCGGGGAGGGCGGCGGCGCGATGGTCGAGAGGCGTTCCGGCGCGGCGGGGTCCGACACGTCCCAGAGGTCGATGCCGGAGGGGCCGCCGACGCGTTGCTCCTCTCCGGTGCCGGTTTCGGTACCGGCGTCCGTCGCGTCGGCGCGGCGCGCCCACGACTCCTTGCCGACGGCGAGGAGGTCGCCCGACTCGTCGGTCGCCGAGTAGTGGTGGTTCCCCGGCGGCGCTATCGGTCGGCCGCGGACCTCGGCGGACGAGAGCGACGAGAGCGTCGTCGGATCCGGCGCTTCGACGCTTCCGACGGCGGTGAGGTCGCTCGGGTCCGAGACGTCCACCAACCACGTCCCGGCGTCCCAGAGGGAGAGGTGGGCCACGTCGCCGCGGACGAACACGTCGTGGAGGGGTCTCAGCGAGGCGTCCACGTCTCCCCACGCCGGGTCCGCGTCCGAGAGCGCCCACCGACCGAGTTCCTCGCCGGACGCCGCATCGACGAGGACGAGGGGGTTGTCCTCGCCGTCGTTGCCGGTGAGGTAGGCGACGCCGCCGCGGAGGAAGCAGTTGTGAATCGGGTACGACGTCTCGACGAAGGAGACGCGCTCCGGAGCGGCGGGGTCGGACACGTCGACGAGGAGGACGCCCGAGACGGCACCGGGGCGGGAGTTCGCCGGGCCGACGACGGCGAGCGTGTTCGACTCGGCGTCGAGGTTCACGTCGTGAATCTCTCTGAGGGGACCGGCCTCGTGTTCCGACACCGGGTCACGCACGTCCGCGAGAACCTGCGGTCGGTCGGGCACGGAGACGTCCACGGCGGCGTACCCCGTCGTCGTCGCGACGTACGCCACGTCGCCGTCGGGGGAGACGACGGCCTCCTTCGTCCCCTCCAACTCGACGTGGCCGTACGGTTCGTACGGTCCGGGGTGGGCGGCGGCAGAACCGGTCGCCGCCGACCCGAGGACGCCGACGCCGAGCATCGACCCGGCGGCTTTCAGGGCGTCACGTCGTCGCATGAATCGCACTGGGGTACGCAGAGAGATAAGGAGTGTCTTCGGTTCGAGAGGCGGTCCCCCGCCGCGACGCTACAGGGGGGGGTTATCGCGCCCTACAGGCGCGAGCGGTCCCCGGTGCCGCCTGCGACGCTACGGGCGAGTGGTCTCGCTCTACAAGCGAGACCGGTCACCCGTACCGCCTGTGGTAACCCCGCCGAGTCCTCGCGCCCTACAGGCGCGAGCGGTCACCGGTGCCACCAGTCAACGCGCTTGCGACGGCACCCTGTACGACCACCTCGTCTCCGAGCGTCGTCAGTTCTATCTCGGGAATGTTGGTCATCACCATGTCGTCCATCCGGTCGCGTATCGGGTCGAGAATCTGCTCCGGGTTGTTGAGGGCGACTGCGCCGCCGACGTAGATGATGATGGGAGCGTACGCGTGGACGATGTTCGCGACGCCCATCGCGTTCCAGTGGCCGACTTGGTCGACGACGTAGGACGCGAAGTCGTCGCCGGCGTCGGCGTGTTCGAAGACGTCCACCGCGGAGAAGTCGGCGTCCTCTATCGGCATCGACGTCTCGACGTTGTCCTCCTCGTAGAGGTACTCGGCGTAGCGGGGGATGTTGTTCCCCGAACAGTACGCCTCCCAGTGTCCGTCGTGTCCGCACCCGCAGGTCAGCAGTCCCTGCGGGTCGAGGGTCATGTGTCCGACTTCGCCCGCGTTGCCGTCCCATCCCGCGAGAACTTCGCCGTCGACGCAGACGCCCGCGCCGACGCCGGAGGAGATGGTGAGATACACCATGTCGTCGGGGTTTCTGTCGCTGTAGAACCGTTCGCCGATGACGCCCGCGTTCGTGTCGTTGTGAAGGTAGATACGGTCGGTGTCGAGGAGAACCGAAATCGGGCCGGTCAGCGGAATCCGGTCGATGGTGTCCGGTAGGTTCGCCGGGTTCTCGACCGCCCCTTCCGCGAGGTCCAACGGGCCGATGGAGGCGATGCCTC encodes:
- a CDS encoding LVIVD repeat-containing protein, with product MRRRDALKAAGSMLGVGVLGSAATGSAAAHPGPYEPYGHVELEGTKEAVVSPDGDVAYVATTTGYAAVDVSVPDRPQVLADVRDPVSEHEAGPLREIHDVNLDAESNTLAVVGPANSRPGAVSGVLLVDVSDPAAPERVSFVETSYPIHNCFLRGGVAYLTGNDGEDNPLVLVDAASGEELGRWALSDADPAWGDVDASLRPLHDVFVRGDVAHLSLWDAGTWLVDVSDPSDLTAVGSVEAPDPTTLSSLSSAEVRGRPIAPPGNHHYSATDESGDLLAVGKESWARRADATDAGTETGTGEEQRVGGPSGIDLWDVSDPAAPERLSTIAPPPSPDPTYGGVWTTAHNFQIRDGRLYSSWYQGGVKRHDVSDPRNPRQLSWWRAPEKTRFWSAELAVPGAREGFFVASSMGVDDVPGRLYTFPDHAGQQADPPTLVADEGGGATTEPVVVTATDEAGESAGTTTRSPGFGVGAAVGSVSLAGWLLRRRTGAGGDDSGNDTRRS
- a CDS encoding ROK family protein, translating into MAYYVGVDLGATNVRAVVADDDGTIIGSSIDGTPRGPTGIAVTEAVLRVVREACDDAGVEPDEATAGGIASIGPLDLAEGAVENPANLPDTIDRIPLTGPISVLLDTDRIYLHNDTNAGVIGERFYSDRNPDDMVYLTISSGVGAGVCVDGEVLAGWDGNAGEVGHMTLDPQGLLTCGCGHDGHWEAYCSGNNIPRYAEYLYEEDNVETSMPIEDADFSAVDVFEHADAGDDFASYVVDQVGHWNAMGVANIVHAYAPIIIYVGGAVALNNPEQILDPIRDRMDDMVMTNIPEIELTTLGDEVVVQGAVASALTGGTGDRSRL